From Epinephelus lanceolatus isolate andai-2023 chromosome 12, ASM4190304v1, whole genome shotgun sequence, the proteins below share one genomic window:
- the LOC117272540 gene encoding ATP-sensitive inward rectifier potassium channel 10-like isoform X2, translating to MEMEYILLESSSPQKVCHSQTQTDVLKPLLGGGVSSGGGTLRKRRRVLSKDGRSNVRIEHVSGRSALYMRDLWTTFVDMQWRYKFFLFTATFAGTWFLFGVLWYLVALVHGDLIEFDPPSNHTPCVMQMQTLTGAFLFSLETQTTIGYGFRCITEECPAAIILLIVQLVITMLMEIFITGTFLAKVARPKKRGETVKFSQHAVVSTHEGRPCLMIRVANMRKSLLLGCQVTGKLLQTSLTKEGETVRLDQRNVPFQVDTSSDSPFLILPLTFYHLIDDSSPLRAWAAKGGGWTDPELADFELMVIMSATIEPTSATCQVRTSYLPDEILWGYEFPPVVSLSPSGKYIADFAFFDKVAKTKTTPIFKPSSPQHGYQSNGGGTVPEASDPEKIRLEQSYRERGDERGRVRDTALSVRISNV from the exons ATGGAGATGGAATACATCCTGCTGGAGAG CTCCTCTCCTCAGAAGGTGTGCCACTcccagacacagacagatgtttTAAAACCCTTACTGGGTGGTGGTGTATCCAGTGGAGGTGGgactctgaggaagaggaggcgtGTCCTTTCCAAAGATGGACGTAGCAACGTGCGCATCGAGCACGTCAGCGGGCGAAGTGCGTTGTACATGCGTGACCTCTGGACAACATTTGTGGACATGCAATGGCGCTACAAGTTCTTCCTGTTCACAGCCACGTTTGCAGGGACCTGGTTCCTGTTCGGGGTGCTGTGGTATCTAGTGGCACTCGTGCATGGAGACTTGATTG AGTTCGACCCCCCATCAAACCACACACCCTGTGTGATGCAGATGCAGACTCTGACGGGGGCTTTCCTCTTCTCCCTGGAAACCCAGACAACCATTGGGTATGGTTTCCGTTGCATCACTGAGGAGTGCCCAGCTGCTATCATCCTCCTCATTGTTCAGCTTGTCATCACCATGCTGATGGAGatcttcatcactggtaccttCCTAGCCAAG GTTGCACGGCCAAAGAAGCGAGGTGAGACAGTGAAGTTTAGCCAGCATGCAGTGGTGTCGACTCACGAAGGCCGACCCTGCCTGATGATCAGGGTAGCCAACATGCGCAAGAGTCTCCTGCTCGGCTGTCAG GTGACTGGAAAACTGCTCCAGACGTCTCTGACCAAGGAGGGTGAGACAGTTCGTCTGGACCAGAGGAACGTGCCCTTCCAAGTGGACACATCCAGTGACAGTCCCTTCCTCATCCTGCCCCTCACCTTCTACCACCTCATTGATGACAGCAGCCCCCTGCGAGCCTGGGCAGCCAAAG GCGGGGGCTGGACTGATCCAGAGTTGGCAGACTTTGAGCTGATGGTGATCATGAGTGCTACAATTGAACCGACCTCTGCCACCTGCCAGGTCCGAACCTCCTACCTGCCGGATGAGATTCTCTGGGGCTATGAGTTCCCCCCCGTAGTCTCCCTTTCCCCATCGGGCAAATACATAGCGGACTTTGCCTTCTTTGACAAAGTGGCCAAGACGAAGACAACGCCCATCTTCAAACCATCCAGCCCTCAGCATGGGTACCAGAGCAACGGGGGTGGGACTGTGCCCGAGGCATCCGATCCAGAGAAGATTCGTCTGGAGCAGAGCTACAGGGAGAGAGGGGACGAACGTGGCCGGGTCAGAGACACTGCTCTCAGTGTTCGCATCAGCAACGTGTGA
- the LOC117272540 gene encoding ATP-sensitive inward rectifier potassium channel 10-like isoform X1 produces MTSATPPSSRSSSPQKVCHSQTQTDVLKPLLGGGVSSGGGTLRKRRRVLSKDGRSNVRIEHVSGRSALYMRDLWTTFVDMQWRYKFFLFTATFAGTWFLFGVLWYLVALVHGDLIEFDPPSNHTPCVMQMQTLTGAFLFSLETQTTIGYGFRCITEECPAAIILLIVQLVITMLMEIFITGTFLAKVARPKKRGETVKFSQHAVVSTHEGRPCLMIRVANMRKSLLLGCQVTGKLLQTSLTKEGETVRLDQRNVPFQVDTSSDSPFLILPLTFYHLIDDSSPLRAWAAKGGGWTDPELADFELMVIMSATIEPTSATCQVRTSYLPDEILWGYEFPPVVSLSPSGKYIADFAFFDKVAKTKTTPIFKPSSPQHGYQSNGGGTVPEASDPEKIRLEQSYRERGDERGRVRDTALSVRISNV; encoded by the exons ATGACATCTGCCACACCTCCGTCCTCTCGTAGCTCCTCTCCTCAGAAGGTGTGCCACTcccagacacagacagatgtttTAAAACCCTTACTGGGTGGTGGTGTATCCAGTGGAGGTGGgactctgaggaagaggaggcgtGTCCTTTCCAAAGATGGACGTAGCAACGTGCGCATCGAGCACGTCAGCGGGCGAAGTGCGTTGTACATGCGTGACCTCTGGACAACATTTGTGGACATGCAATGGCGCTACAAGTTCTTCCTGTTCACAGCCACGTTTGCAGGGACCTGGTTCCTGTTCGGGGTGCTGTGGTATCTAGTGGCACTCGTGCATGGAGACTTGATTG AGTTCGACCCCCCATCAAACCACACACCCTGTGTGATGCAGATGCAGACTCTGACGGGGGCTTTCCTCTTCTCCCTGGAAACCCAGACAACCATTGGGTATGGTTTCCGTTGCATCACTGAGGAGTGCCCAGCTGCTATCATCCTCCTCATTGTTCAGCTTGTCATCACCATGCTGATGGAGatcttcatcactggtaccttCCTAGCCAAG GTTGCACGGCCAAAGAAGCGAGGTGAGACAGTGAAGTTTAGCCAGCATGCAGTGGTGTCGACTCACGAAGGCCGACCCTGCCTGATGATCAGGGTAGCCAACATGCGCAAGAGTCTCCTGCTCGGCTGTCAG GTGACTGGAAAACTGCTCCAGACGTCTCTGACCAAGGAGGGTGAGACAGTTCGTCTGGACCAGAGGAACGTGCCCTTCCAAGTGGACACATCCAGTGACAGTCCCTTCCTCATCCTGCCCCTCACCTTCTACCACCTCATTGATGACAGCAGCCCCCTGCGAGCCTGGGCAGCCAAAG GCGGGGGCTGGACTGATCCAGAGTTGGCAGACTTTGAGCTGATGGTGATCATGAGTGCTACAATTGAACCGACCTCTGCCACCTGCCAGGTCCGAACCTCCTACCTGCCGGATGAGATTCTCTGGGGCTATGAGTTCCCCCCCGTAGTCTCCCTTTCCCCATCGGGCAAATACATAGCGGACTTTGCCTTCTTTGACAAAGTGGCCAAGACGAAGACAACGCCCATCTTCAAACCATCCAGCCCTCAGCATGGGTACCAGAGCAACGGGGGTGGGACTGTGCCCGAGGCATCCGATCCAGAGAAGATTCGTCTGGAGCAGAGCTACAGGGAGAGAGGGGACGAACGTGGCCGGGTCAGAGACACTGCTCTCAGTGTTCGCATCAGCAACGTGTGA